The genomic interval TTACAGAAGTAAAACCCTGTCCCTCTTTCCTTGACAGCTGGGTTACGCCACTGCGGCGGTCAACGGTCCCTTATGTTGCTGGTTCTGCCTAGCAAGCGCAAATAGCCCATTGACGGCTTCCACTAATGCTTGGGCACCGCCCGGCGCAAAGTATGTCTCACCACATTTTGTACACACGTGGGCACGAATACCGGACACAATAACACGCAAGCCCTCGCGTTCAAACTCTTGGGTAATTGTCCGTGCGCGCACGGCACTGCCACATTCAGAACATGGGGCATGGAGAGGTTGTTTCTTCATCGTCTTTTTCCTCGCAGCGTCGGCTTGATCCACCAAGGTCGTTGCGGAATATACGCCGTCACCAAATCAACGACACCCGCGTTCGAGAGATCACAGAGGATATGAAGAGGCGACAGGACTTTGGTTGTGAAGTGGAAATAACCGAGTACAAGATAACGGGAGTCCTGGCCATACGCTTCTACAAGCTGCAGTTTACCAGTCAATGCTTGCAAAAGTTGATACTCATCAAATCCCTCCTCGATCATATGTCGTACTGCATGTGACCTGACACGATAGAGGCGGGCTCGCACCAGCCGCTGGATTTGGATAATTGGGTCAGTTTGCGACGCCATGCTGTTGTTTTACGGTTTTCGTAGCGTTTTTTCAGTCGGCCTTCTACCCTCCCTCTGCCCTACTTGTCAGGCGGCTTTGGCCCTTCTCCCATTCCTTCTTGGCTGTAGATCTCAGATAGCGGCTCGAACAGTCCTAACGTAACAGCAGATGAATTTGCCGCAACCTGTTTTACACCAGAAAGGTCATATTGTTGATCACTTCGTCATTGTTGATGAGGACCACTTTCTTGTATGCGATCTTGAAACTGTCCCCATCCGGTCTCAGCTTGTGAGTTGTGCGTCCGGCAAAGGTATCCATCTTGCTGCGGCGCAGGGCGGTTAAGTTAA from Deltaproteobacteria bacterium carries:
- a CDS encoding YgiT-type zinc finger protein, coding for MKKQPLHAPCSECGSAVRARTITQEFEREGLRVIVSGIRAHVCTKCGETYFAPGGAQALVEAVNGLFALARQNQQHKGPLTAAVA
- a CDS encoding DUF4258 domain-containing protein: MASQTDPIIQIQRLVRARLYRVRSHAVRHMIEEGFDEYQLLQALTGKLQLVEAYGQDSRYLVLGYFHFTTKVLSPLHILCDLSNAGVVDLVTAYIPQRPWWIKPTLRGKRR